One part of the Fusobacterium pseudoperiodonticum genome encodes these proteins:
- a CDS encoding FecCD family ABC transporter permease yields MKKIFFLISLLISFIVITLSLSVGSVVIPIKNLLFLSPMDDYMKMIVFELRLPRIIMAFLVGMLLASSGNIVQIIFQNPLADPYIIGIASSATFGAVIAYLLKLPEFYYGVIAFISCMLSTLLIFKISKRGNKIEVNTLLIVGITLSSFLGGFTSFSIYMIGEDSFKITMWLMGYLGNASWRQILFLIFPLVFSSIYFYSKRNELDILMLGDEQAHSLGINISKLKFHLLIVSSFVVAYSVAFTGMIGFVGLIVPHIMRSIIGPLNSRLIPFVLIYGGIFLLFCDTVGRLILSPVEVPIGVITSILGAPFFLYLALKARRK; encoded by the coding sequence ATGAAAAAAATATTTTTTTTAATATCGTTGCTGATAAGTTTTATAGTAATAACACTCTCTTTATCTGTAGGGAGTGTTGTTATTCCAATAAAAAATTTATTATTTTTAAGTCCTATGGATGATTATATGAAAATGATTGTATTTGAATTAAGACTTCCAAGAATTATAATGGCATTTTTAGTTGGAATGTTACTTGCTTCAAGTGGAAATATTGTACAAATAATATTTCAAAATCCACTTGCAGATCCTTATATAATCGGTATTGCTTCAAGTGCAACTTTTGGAGCTGTTATAGCTTATCTGTTAAAATTACCAGAATTTTATTATGGAGTAATAGCTTTTATCTCTTGTATGCTTAGTACACTTTTAATTTTTAAAATTTCAAAAAGAGGTAACAAAATAGAGGTAAATACTTTACTTATAGTTGGAATTACTCTTTCTTCATTTTTAGGAGGTTTTACTTCCTTTTCAATCTATATGATAGGAGAAGATTCCTTTAAAATTACTATGTGGCTTATGGGATATCTAGGAAATGCTAGTTGGAGACAGATATTATTTCTAATTTTTCCTTTAGTCTTTTCAAGTATATATTTTTATTCTAAAAGAAATGAACTTGATATATTGATGTTAGGTGATGAACAAGCTCATTCTTTAGGAATTAATATATCTAAGTTAAAATTTCATTTGCTTATAGTTTCTTCTTTTGTTGTTGCTTATTCAGTAGCATTTACAGGAATGATTGGTTTCGTTGGGCTTATTGTTCCTCATATAATGAGAAGTATTATAGGACCTTTAAATTCAAGATTAATTCCTTTTGTATTAATTTATGGTGGGATATTCTTATTATTTTGTGATACAGTGGGAAGACTTATTTTATCTCCCGTTGAAGTTCCTATAGGAGTTATAACCTCTATTTTAGGAGCACCTTTCTTTTTATATTTGGCTTTGAAAGCTAGGAGGAAATAA
- a CDS encoding TonB-dependent receptor → MKKYLMSLSLFIFCATSYGETIDLGEKSIYSETGFKNSLRSSTTSPFILKSKDIEGKGYTSVSEVLDSIPGVNIKEGAHPAIDLRGQGFQKAKATVQLLVDGIPANMLDTSHQNVPINVVNIDEIERIEVIPGGGAVLYGSGTSGGVINIITKKYKNKNIRGGIEYQISSFRNNKFDVSTGTSVGNFDFDVNYSKNRKYGYRDYDFTNSDYFSGRINYNINKTDNIAFKYSGYRSKYTYPASLTETQMNKDRRQSGLGSDDKNDNNKIKKDEFSLTYNSKITNNNDLNVVAFYQKTEIPSESISDGTGMYKGVLAGQVAGLSSALRNPSLPASARLAMTNRLNALMAQLRSPSRVDFSSHSNFEDRKISIKAKDKYTYDNSGSNIIIGLGYTDDNMIRASKMELVGKMKLVDTHMDLTKKTFESFALNTYKVNNFEFIQGLRYERSKFDGSRRNLDDVSTVKRDMNNWAGTLAVNHLYSDTGNVYLKYERAFTSPSPSQLSDKVRTSSGAFDYVTNNLKSEKTNQFEVGWNDYLLGSLLSADIYYSETKDEIATIFDGGRAHPTNGFKTTNLGKTRRYGFDLSAEQKVENFTFKESYSFVKTKILKDNDKNIEGKEIAEVPSHKLLLSVDYNISSKFTVGAEYEYKAAAFVDNTNKYGKDKAKSVFNIRANYQVNDSLDIYAGVDNVFGTKYYNSVTLSSGDRLYDPAPRTTYYTGFKYKF, encoded by the coding sequence ATGAAAAAATACTTAATGAGCTTATCACTTTTTATCTTTTGTGCTACTTCTTATGGAGAAACAATAGATTTAGGTGAAAAAAGCATTTATTCTGAAACTGGTTTTAAAAATAGTCTAAGAAGTTCTACAACTTCACCTTTTATCCTAAAATCTAAAGATATTGAAGGAAAGGGTTATACTTCTGTTTCAGAAGTTCTGGATTCTATTCCTGGAGTAAATATAAAAGAAGGTGCTCATCCTGCAATTGATCTTAGAGGTCAAGGTTTTCAGAAAGCAAAAGCAACTGTTCAACTTTTAGTTGATGGAATTCCTGCAAATATGCTTGATACTTCTCACCAAAATGTTCCTATTAATGTTGTAAATATTGATGAAATAGAAAGAATCGAAGTTATTCCTGGTGGAGGAGCTGTTCTTTATGGTAGTGGAACTTCTGGAGGAGTTATAAATATTATTACAAAAAAATATAAGAATAAAAATATTCGTGGTGGAATTGAATATCAAATTTCAAGTTTTAGAAATAATAAATTTGATGTCTCAACAGGAACTAGTGTAGGTAATTTTGATTTTGATGTAAATTATTCTAAAAATAGAAAATATGGATATAGAGATTATGATTTCACTAATTCTGATTATTTTTCTGGAAGAATTAATTATAATATAAATAAAACAGATAATATAGCTTTTAAATATAGTGGTTATAGAAGTAAATATACTTATCCTGCTTCTTTAACAGAAACTCAAATGAATAAAGATAGAAGACAAAGTGGACTAGGTTCTGATGATAAAAATGATAACAATAAAATTAAAAAAGACGAGTTCTCTTTAACATACAATTCAAAAATAACTAATAATAATGATTTAAATGTTGTAGCTTTTTATCAAAAAACAGAAATTCCTTCTGAATCAATAAGTGATGGTACTGGAATGTACAAAGGGGTTCTAGCTGGACAAGTGGCTGGTTTAAGCTCTGCTCTTAGAAATCCTAGCTTACCTGCAAGTGCTAGACTTGCTATGACAAATAGACTAAATGCTTTAATGGCTCAATTAAGAAGTCCTTCTAGAGTAGATTTTTCTAGTCATTCTAATTTTGAAGATAGAAAAATTAGCATAAAAGCAAAAGATAAATACACTTATGATAATAGTGGAAGTAATATTATTATTGGTCTAGGTTATACAGATGATAATATGATAAGAGCTTCTAAAATGGAATTAGTTGGAAAAATGAAACTTGTTGACACACATATGGACTTAACAAAGAAAACTTTTGAAAGTTTTGCTTTGAACACTTATAAAGTGAATAATTTTGAATTTATTCAAGGTTTAAGATACGAAAGAAGTAAATTTGATGGTAGTAGAAGAAATTTAGATGATGTTTCAACTGTTAAAAGAGATATGAATAATTGGGCTGGAACATTAGCAGTAAATCATTTATACTCAGATACTGGAAATGTCTATTTAAAATATGAAAGAGCCTTTACATCTCCTTCTCCTTCTCAATTAAGTGATAAAGTAAGAACTAGTTCAGGAGCCTTTGATTATGTAACAAATAATTTAAAATCTGAAAAAACTAACCAATTTGAAGTAGGTTGGAACGATTATTTATTAGGTTCTCTTCTAAGTGCTGACATTTATTATAGTGAAACAAAAGATGAAATTGCAACTATTTTTGATGGTGGTAGAGCTCATCCAACTAATGGTTTTAAAACTACAAATCTTGGAAAAACTAGAAGATATGGTTTTGATTTAAGTGCTGAACAAAAAGTTGAAAATTTTACTTTTAAGGAATCTTATTCTTTTGTAAAAACTAAAATATTAAAAGATAATGATAAAAATATTGAAGGAAAAGAAATTGCTGAAGTTCCTAGTCATAAATTACTACTATCTGTGGACTATAATATAAGTTCTAAATTTACAGTTGGAGCAGAATATGAGTATAAAGCTGCAGCTTTTGTTGACAACACAAATAAATATGGAAAAGATAAAGCAAAATCTGTATTTAACATAAGAGCTAATTATCAAGTAAATGATTCTTTAGATATATATGCAGGAGTTGATAATGTATTTGGAACTAAATACTATAATAGTGTGACTCTTAGCAGTGGAGATAGATTATATGATCCTGCTCCTAGAACAACTTATTACACTGGTTTTAAATATAAATTCTAA
- a CDS encoding ABC transporter ATP-binding protein yields the protein MSIVSIENLNYFYGKKQILKEVKLDIDENKLTGIIGPNGCGKSTLAKNIIKYLNGDFKKLEIMNTDIKKLSHKKIAQLISYIPQHSTIISNISVFDYILLGRFPLLKNSWNNYCEKDFEIVNYNINLLNIEFLKDRNIETLSGGELQKVLLARALVQETKILLLDEPTSALDLNNAVEFMKILKCISTQKNISVIIIIHDLNLASLFCDNLIVLKDGKFIKKGSPYEVINEQNIKDVYNLDCKVLYNEDNKPYIIPKT from the coding sequence ATGAGCATAGTAAGTATAGAAAATCTTAATTATTTCTATGGTAAAAAGCAGATTCTAAAAGAAGTTAAATTAGATATAGACGAGAATAAGTTAACTGGTATTATAGGACCAAATGGTTGTGGTAAATCAACATTAGCTAAAAATATTATTAAATATCTCAATGGAGATTTTAAAAAATTAGAAATAATGAATACTGACATTAAAAAATTGAGCCATAAAAAAATTGCTCAATTAATTTCATATATTCCACAACATTCTACAATAATTTCTAATATTTCTGTTTTTGACTATATATTATTAGGAAGATTTCCATTATTAAAAAATTCTTGGAATAATTATTGTGAAAAAGATTTTGAAATTGTAAACTACAATATTAATTTATTAAATATAGAATTTTTAAAAGATAGAAATATTGAAACTCTATCTGGTGGAGAGTTACAAAAAGTTTTATTAGCTAGAGCTTTAGTACAAGAAACTAAAATTTTACTTTTAGATGAACCTACTTCTGCTCTTGATTTAAATAATGCTGTGGAGTTTATGAAAATTTTAAAGTGTATATCTACCCAAAAAAATATATCAGTTATCATTATTATACATGATTTAAATTTAGCTTCTTTATTCTGTGATAATTTAATAGTTTTAAAAGATGGAAAATTTATAAAAAAAGGTAGTCCTTATGAAGTTATAAATGAACAAAATATAAAAGATGTCTATAATTTAGATTGTAAAGTTTTGTACAACGAGGATAACAAACCTTATATAATTCCAAAAACATAA
- a CDS encoding ABC transporter substrate-binding protein: protein MKKLILLISFILFSFTSFAVKIENNEIVDKYGNKIEAREYKRIIVTDPGVIEILFKIGGEKSIVAIGKTTKSKIYPYEKVEKLQSIGSISNLNLEKIVEYKPDLVVVSSMMLKNVESIKKLGYKVIVSNASNLNEILELISVVGVISGRKNEAEDLRKVSSLKLEKIVKENHKKSSNLKGAILFSTSPMTAFSDDSLPGDVLKHLGVTNIASNVPGQRPILSPEYILKENPDFLAGAMSLDSPQQIIEASNVIAKTKAGKNKNIFILDSSLMLRSSYRIFDEMEVLKSKLEKIKN from the coding sequence ATGAAAAAGCTAATTTTACTTATTTCTTTTATTCTTTTTAGCTTTACATCATTTGCAGTAAAAATTGAGAATAATGAAATTGTCGATAAATATGGAAATAAAATTGAAGCTAGAGAATATAAAAGAATCATAGTAACAGATCCTGGTGTAATAGAAATATTATTTAAAATAGGAGGAGAAAAATCTATAGTTGCTATAGGAAAGACTACTAAAAGTAAGATTTATCCTTATGAAAAAGTTGAAAAACTTCAAAGTATAGGAAGTATTAGTAATTTAAATTTAGAAAAAATAGTTGAATATAAACCTGATTTAGTTGTAGTTAGTTCTATGATGTTAAAGAATGTTGAATCTATAAAAAAATTAGGTTACAAAGTTATTGTTTCTAATGCTTCTAATTTAAATGAAATATTAGAATTAATATCTGTTGTTGGAGTTATTTCAGGTAGAAAAAATGAAGCTGAAGATTTAAGAAAAGTTTCTTCTTTAAAACTAGAAAAAATTGTTAAAGAAAATCATAAAAAATCTTCTAACTTAAAAGGAGCTATTTTATTTTCAACTTCGCCTATGACAGCTTTTTCTGACGATTCTTTACCTGGAGATGTACTTAAACATTTAGGTGTTACTAATATTGCATCTAATGTCCCTGGTCAAAGACCTATACTATCTCCAGAATATATTTTGAAAGAAAATCCAGATTTTTTAGCTGGTGCCATGAGTTTAGATAGTCCTCAGCAAATTATCGAAGCTTCTAATGTTATCGCTAAAACAAAGGCGGGAAAAAATAAAAATATTTTTATCTTAGATTCATCTCTTATGTTAAGAAGTTCTTATAGAATTTTTGATGAAATGGAAGTTTTAAAATCTAAATTAGAAAAAATAAAGAATTAA
- a CDS encoding coproporphyrinogen-III oxidase family protein, which translates to MFKIRYKSHHDVGNVISKFTKNFKASKEDFISLLEGVNVNKQLALYFHTPYCDKICSFCNMNRKQLDNDLEEYTKYICDEVKKYGAYKFCKTSEVDVVFFGGGTPTIFKKEQLERILKTLRENFIFSKDYEMTFETTLHNLSFEKLKIMEKYGVNRISVGIQTFSNRGRKLLNRTYDKNYVVERLKEIKKRFSGLICIDIIYNYADQTDEEILEDARLLSEIKVDSTSFYSLMIHDGSDISKEREKDKSIYTYSLKRDEELHNLFYKACIENSYELLELTKLSNGKDKYKYIRNNNSLKNLLPIGVGAGGHIQDIGIYNMNQQVSFYSRTSELNYKLSMISGLMQFEKFNLLEIQKYCDEKIYKEIFKRLKEFENKGYIKIENNFAIYQLKGIFWGNSLVADIIELIGRNL; encoded by the coding sequence ATGTTTAAAATAAGATATAAGTCTCATCATGATGTAGGAAATGTTATTTCCAAATTTACAAAAAATTTTAAAGCAAGTAAAGAAGATTTTATATCACTACTTGAAGGAGTGAATGTAAATAAACAACTTGCTTTATATTTTCATACACCTTATTGTGATAAAATCTGTTCTTTTTGTAATATGAATAGAAAGCAATTAGATAATGATTTGGAAGAATATACCAAATATATTTGTGATGAAGTTAAAAAATATGGAGCATATAAATTTTGTAAGACAAGTGAAGTTGATGTTGTATTTTTTGGTGGAGGTACTCCAACTATATTTAAGAAAGAACAATTAGAAAGAATATTAAAAACTTTAAGAGAAAATTTTATATTTTCCAAAGATTATGAAATGACTTTTGAAACAACTCTACATAATTTAAGTTTTGAAAAACTTAAAATTATGGAAAAATATGGAGTTAATAGAATAAGTGTAGGTATTCAAACATTTTCTAATAGAGGAAGAAAGCTTTTAAATAGGACATATGATAAAAATTATGTTGTAGAAAGATTAAAAGAAATTAAAAAAAGATTTTCAGGACTTATTTGTATAGATATAATATATAACTATGCTGATCAAACTGATGAAGAAATCTTAGAAGATGCAAGATTACTATCAGAAATTAAAGTTGATAGCACTAGCTTTTATTCACTTATGATACATGATGGCTCAGATATTTCTAAAGAAAGAGAAAAAGATAAGTCTATCTATACCTATAGTCTAAAAAGAGATGAGGAATTACATAATCTTTTTTATAAAGCTTGTATTGAGAATTCCTATGAGCTATTAGAATTAACTAAGCTCTCTAATGGTAAAGATAAATACAAATATATAAGGAATAACAACAGTCTAAAAAATTTACTTCCTATTGGTGTTGGAGCTGGAGGACATATACAAGATATAGGAATCTATAATATGAATCAACAAGTAAGTTTTTATTCTAGAACTTCAGAACTTAATTATAAACTTTCTATGATTTCTGGTCTAATGCAATTTGAAAAATTTAATTTACTTGAAATACAAAAATACTGTGATGAGAAAATTTATAAGGAAATTTTTAAAAGACTAAAAGAATTTGAAAATAAAGGTTATATAAAAATTGAAAATAACTTTGCTATATATCAATTAAAAGGAATTTTTTGGGGAAATAGCTTAGTTGCTGACATAATTGAATTAATTGGGAGGAATTTATGA